The Saccharomyces mikatae IFO 1815 strain IFO1815 genome assembly, chromosome: 15 DNA window AccatgatgatgatgaaccATGTCACTTGAGAATTCCCGGACAAGATATGGTAAAATACGCCGAGAGAAGCTTTCCTGTTTGGCAAGGTGTTGAATCAAGGTTTTGTCCAGCAGGTGTTTACGAGTTTGTCgaagataaaaaatcaCCTATAGGCAAGAGACTTCAAATCAACTCGCAAAATTGTATCCATTGTAAAACTTGCGATATCAAGGCACCTAGACAAGATATTACGTGGAAAGTACCGGAAGGCGGAGATGGACCAAAATACACACTCACTTGATCTTGGGActcattatttatttattttattctttcttttatctaatctatatttattcatataaaagATCTCTTCTTTAGCcgataaatttttcagcttcaaTGAATCTCACAAGCACTTTAGAACCTGACTGTAAAAGGGGGTGTCCAGCAACTGATTGCATCCAGGTGTTCAAACCttgtcttctttcttcaatgaCCTCGTTACTAAATCTATTACTCAAGAGAATTTTGCCTGGTAAATGAGGTACCATGACTTTTGGATGATTAAGCATAGCAATTTCCTTGATCAAGCATTTGCGAAAGAATTCAAAGTCCGAGTATCGTCTTCTTACTTTCGAGACCCTCTTGTGGAAACTCGGCAAGTTTGTACGGCATATTATCTCGTAATCTGTAAACATTCCTTTCGAATCCATCCCATTTGGTATGTGCGTTTTAGGGTTATGCACCTCAATCTCTAGGAAGTTCTCAGGTTCAGCGTATATTTCACTGAAACTAGGCTCCCCATGCCCTTTGGAAAGTAGAGACTGTTCTGTGAACCCAAAGGATTTGAATTCTCTTGGCATAATTTGTATTGATGGATTGCGCTACTCAGCTTTTCTTGGCATGCCTTTTCATCCACTAGGAAAACTTGTTTTAATCAATTCATTGAAGATCTGcatataaataaatatcACATAGTACGTAATATCTATCGAGCCATATTCAACCTCATTTATACCATCTAGAGCATGTTATAGCACAACTAACAAAGGGAATTATTACCCTTCATACTCCAATGCCCCAGTAGAGTACAGAAATATCAAATTCTCTGAAAGCAACCACTGTTACGTTCCCTCTTCTATATCCGCGACAGAATTAGTGTGGGGCGGTCCCTTAAGATTACTTCCGAAGATTAAGCTTCCCTAGCTGATATATACCGCGTtgacaaagaagagaaataaGGAGGTATAGGAGACAATAAAAGAGGTGAAACTGACTTGAAACATCACGATTGTTTGCTCGTGTAATGACCGATAGGAATTTTTTACCACAACAGGGCCATGTGCCTCAAACATCGCTCCCGGAGGAACTCAATTCCAGTACCATTAGTATGCCAAGTCAACACccacaacaacaacatctgcatgaaaaggaagaagaggtaGAGGAGGGGGAAGAACACACAAGAATACCTGTTTCTGAGGAGGAGTTTCGAATGGTGCAGGAGCTGCAAGCTATCCAAGCAAGCCATGATCAATTAAATCTACCGCCTAGTCGAGGGTCGTTTGAAGGCGAAGATAATGGCAATAGCGATGGTGCAGAGGGAGACgtagatgatgatgaggaggaggaggGTGAGGAGTATGATGTATTTAGGAACGTTGGTCAAGGGCTGGTGGGCCACTACAGAGAGATAATGATACGCTACTGGCAAGAACTGATCAACGAAATTGAGTCCACGAATGAACCTGGATCCGAGCATCAAGACGACTTTAAATCACATTCACTACCATTTGCAAGGATTCGCAAAGTTATGAAGACAGACGAAGATGTTAAGATGATTAGTGCGGAGGCTCCCATCATTTTTGCCAAAGCATGTGAGATTTTTATTACAGAGTTGACCATGAGGGCTTGGTGCGTGGCGGAAAGGAATAAAAGACGTACTTTACAGAAGGCAGACATTGCAGAGGCGTTGCAAAAGAGCGATATGTTTGACTTTCTCATTGACGTTGTTCCTAGAAGATCACTGCCTCAATGAGAGTTGCTCGTTATACAGCTACCATTTGACCGTACACCACAGCTAAGCATCtgttggaaaaagaaaaaacgcaaattttttcattattttttttcaaagtatATTTGGTAGCAAATTAGCGATGAGATGTCGAACCACgactactactactacaATTACACAGTTTCGAATACTTCGTGTTTGCAATCTAACTGATACATCGTCCTCTGGGCAATCTAGATCACTGTATATACTATAGATAATATTtccagaaagaaaatactgcacatataaagaaattgttaGCAGAGAAATCATGAAACATCCGTACGAGGAATTCCCTACAGGATCCAAGTCGCCATATAATATATCTAGAGGAGCTCATCCTGGCGCTGTTTTACTTTCGCCACAATCATCTGCTATAAATAGCAATAATCCAGGTAGTAGTAATAAACATAACCAGGGCAATTCATCTGTGGCCACGAACGTTTTGTCTCCTCAATCCCACAGCATGTCACTTAATGACATGCTTGATCAGCAACCCTTCATGCTAGAATCCACAGGGAATAGGGCTCAGCCGCtccagcagcagcagcaacagcagcaacagcagcagcaggCGTCATTACCTTCCCTTAATATTCAACCAATATCGTCCACAGCAGCTGGTTCTGCTATCGTTTCCCCCATGATGCAATCTCCAAAAGCATTGGAATCTACTTTATCTTCAACTTCAATGTATCTGGATTCTTTTCAGAGGTCTTCGAATAATATCTTAAGCCTTCCATCGCAAAGTGGTTCAATTCCCTTGCCGCAATCACGTCAACCACAACAGCAGTCTCAACCGTCAtcccaaaaaaatgattccAATATGGGTATCAATTTTAGTCAAGACATTAACCAGTTATGTTCTTGGATATCAATGCTGAATAGTAGCCAACAGAATACTGTAATGGATAATATACTTTCCATCTTGAATGATgatgttttgaaatataCGAAATTAAAATTGGACACTTTAACAAACACTTCTTTTATCTCGCCATCCCTACCTGCAATAGCATCACCTATACCTAATAGAGATGACACTGAgattttgaatattgattctgttttttcttctagtCCTGTTGCCAATGACCCTGAAAGTTCCGATAATTTACTGTATCAAAATTGGTCGCCTCAGCCACATTCAATACCGGTCACCCAACCCATTTATGATAACATCACCGACCCCAGTCAAAGGTCTAAGTCAGCTGAACCCCATGCTAACTCCAGCCCAAATCTCATTTCCGTTCAGAAACAATTCAACAATGGTAACAAtacaaaatacaaaaagttACCATCAGACAGTCCCAACTATCTCTCCTACTCGCTTTCAACTtcccattcttttttccaaccAAAGCAAAGATCGAACATGGGAAATGAATATAActctcatcatcatcattcaTTGCATCACCCTCTGCATAACACAACCtcatatttttccaatACTCCAAAACCATCCGGAAGTGAATTGAATAAGTCAAATCAAAACGTATTCAATATTACCAGTACACATCCTAAGAACGGTGCGACAAGTATCACCTCAACATCCACATCATCCAACGGAAACACACCTCTATCGAgtaattcttcaatgaatCCAAAGAGTTTGACAGATCCCAAGcttttaaaaaatataccaATGTGGTTGAAGTCATTAAGACTACATAAATACTCGGATGCTTTAAGTGGAACTCCATGGATTGAATTGATCTACTTAAATGACGAGactttagaaaagaaaggtgTTCTCGCATTGGGTGCAAGGagaaaattattaaagGCTTTCGGAATCGTTATTGATTACAAAGAACGTGATTTAATTGATAGAACTGCTTATTAAAACTAGCATACTATggctgatttttttgaggtCGCATAAAGATTCAGTTTTCTCTTATTTACTTTGCATATACCAATACAAGAACCatattttatttagttTGTAATTTCAACAAAGTTTTCTACGGAGTTTAATATTTTAAAGCACATTTTTATTCTCCGGTTCAGAGCATCAAGCTAGTCCTACTTTAATTCAGTGATTACCTGACGTTGATTGATAGAGTAAAAAGCCGCCATAGAATGGGCTATCATTATGCGTGATGTTAACAGtgaagaaggaagaaaaggaaatggGTAATGAATTTTAGCACGAATACTTcacaaaatgaaatataatAGTAGTGACGTATATAATTATATGTTTATACAATGAATGATACAATGATTTTAATGTTCTTTCTATTGTGATTTCTTATGTTGCATCCAGtattctttgtttattttgacATTATCGCTTAAAAATTCCAATTTAGAGAATTTTTGACTTAATGCGTTGAAAAACACCTCAGCGAACgtattgataaaaaatatttgacCATTTGGAATATACGGATGGcttttgataatatcaTCAGGATTAGTCACGTTCATGAGAATGTCTTGAATAGAACCCAAATCCTCCTTTGGAGAATCAACATTCTTGTATGAATCGCCAAAACAATCTTGTTCTGGGCGGTGAGCTTTATGAAATGATTCCAAGAGAGCACAATCATTAAACTCCAAAGTGATCAGGTATGCCCAACGTGCTGATATTGACAAAGGTCTCGTCACATTAGAAATATCAGCAGCTTTAATAATAAGAGATATCAAAGTAATTTGTTTCATAGGTTGTTCGTGCATTAATCTGTCCTCATATTGAGAGTGCAATGCCATATCTGTAGCTAAAATGGCCTCCGAGATAAAATTGAATTGTTTTCTCGAAATAGATAGCAATTGTGGCCAATGATCCGATAATAATTGTTGAAATAACTCCCTATGGAAATTTTCCAAGATGGAGAcgttcttgaaattttgtGCAACCTCCGATTCGCAGTTACACAATAGTTGATTGTTAGTACCAGGATGACCGACATCATGACCTATGGCAGCCATACATAACAGTAGTGTTTGTACAGGATTGTCCTCGAGAAGATATGTACACAATTGCCATGTAGCTTGCATAACGTCAATAGCATGCCTGAAATTGTGAAATTTGTTTACTTGATGGTAGGATGACTCCAAAGTGAATAATAGTAGCAGCAACTTATTATCTGCGATGAGTACTTTCGCATCCTTAGATAACTTTTTGATAAGCGTGAACCCGCACCAAATCAATTCTTGAGTGCTTAACGATAAAGCACAGAAGTCCCAAGTTGATAAAATATTCCAATAATGTAACTCGTCCTGAGAGATTTTTTCTAATGGATCTGATAAGAAAGACATAAACTCGATGTTGCGAATCAACCTTGGCACAGATGCCTTGTGTAATTGTTGTGCCTTGGAATCATTCAAATGCAATAATAATGTGTAAATATTTGCTTCACATGCTTGAGTGGGAATAGAATTTCCGTTAATGGTACCATAgttctttttattaataCCGTCTGGGATGTCATCGTGATGGTGATACATCCAGTGGTTAATTCTTGTTATTCTGTTCCGACAGATATTATTTTCACGCTCAATGCATTCAAGACGTTGCAAATTTTCCTCTTGTGTATGATCAATTGCAGAAATATTAAAAGATGGGAAAAATCGCTTGAACAAAACATTTAATTGTCGCACAGATAATTGAAATTTCGAAGGGTCATACAGAACTAAAGATACACCCGTTTCAAAGTTATGAGCGTTGGGAAAAGACGAGACCCTGTCTCTGTACAAATCAATCATTAGAGAATCTAAATCATGAAGCTCAATTATTCTATCGAAATAGTGTTCATTCCGTATAATTGTTTGagatttttcaatctcGTGCATTCCTATCAAAAAAAGGGTGGACATATTGATACCGTATTACTGTTTGATTAAATGATAGTAATCTCTAGAACAGTCTTTATCTGCTCTAATTAATGGCTAATCAGCGCCAgtgcaaaaaataaagaggGACGACAAAAGAatcgaaaagaaaacgcAAAATAACCTATAATTTGTGCTGAAACTAATAATGACAGCAAATGATAAGAAAACCCACTTTATTTTGAATATGCGCTTTTTAGATCAACCTTCCTCGCAATGATTATAGCTTTCGTTTTGCAAGCGTTTCCTCTGTAAGCTcaatctttcttctttataatgcttgaaacaaaaagaaaagagaaaaaaaatgcccagtaaaaagaaattccCGGAGagtagaaaaagaaacgttTGACTGAGAAACAGTCGTGGGACCCTATAATCATTCTATACGAGTTCAGCGGCCCCTGCAGATTACAGAGATAATAGAGCCTATTGTAGTATTCATGAATATTAGAGTATTTCTGATATTTGTACTAAATAAACTTGATAATTTACATACAACTCGTAAGTTTACAAGATCTACTCAACTTTTTCCTTGGTTTCTTCCAAAACCTCCTCAACTATCTCTTCGATAGTGGTGAAGTCATCGCTGGCATCTTCCGGTTGGACATCAAATATCTCGAAATTCATAgattctttcatttcttgTCCAATCTTTTCTCTATATTCAGTCCATTGTTTTAATAATTCACGTTGATGTAAAATCAAATCTCTCATGGCAGTGTCAGCTTCCATGGCGTCTTGCTCTTCGAACTGGGCAGACCATTCTCTCAGATTCTTTTTGACCTTTTTCCTCTCAGCATTAGGTAAGATGGAGGCAGGTCTTGGTCTCCAGGCAAAATTCTTGAACCCACCAATGACGTCTTCTTTAACTAAATTACCGGCaatgttgaaaattttgtaaCCATGCTCCACCTTGTGCTTCAAAGAACTTGACCATGCTGTAACATATCTTCCGGATGGGTCCCAAGTGATATTTGTGGCCGCAGAGTAAGAAGGATGGGCGACATCTTTCAAAGAGGCTGACACGTCATTGTTGTCgttgatattcttttcgCCCGGGTAGTCCATATCGTAAAACTGTAAGTCTGATCTACGCATGTTCGGACCTACTAACGCACCAACAACGACAAATCTGCCTGCTGGAGACCAAGAAACGGTATTGGCAAAGGTTTTTGGAATTTCTTTAACCAAAGTCCATCTCTTGATAACGTTCTTCGCAGTCTTTTCTTTAGTTTCTGGGGCGTAAAATCTGATTGTATTGGCTGGGATAGCATAGTTCATATCAGCAACCTCATGAACAGAAATTGTAACAAATCTATTTCCGTGAGGTTCCCAACCAAACTCAAAGACACTATCCTTCAgttcaactttttcaactgGAATATCTCTTTCGGTCAATCTACAAATTTGCAGATTACTGAATTGAGTCTTACCAGATTTAGTATGACGTTCCACATTGAAGCACAGGAATTCAGCCTGGCTTTGCCAATGTAAAGTTACGTTAGATACCTGGACTAAGTTAACGGTCTTTAGTACTCTCCCACGTGGAACTTCAACAATCGTAGCGGTACAAGCGGAGTTATTGGTTTCTGGAGTCCAGTAAGCCAATAGAACAGAAGGCTCGTCACCACTTCTGAATGGTTGTAACTTGACACCTTCTGGAGCAAATGAGAAATCCCTGATGCCAGAAGGTTTCAAAGCCTTGGCTTCCAGTGGCATAAAGTTTTTGGTAGCGTCATGGACTACTAAGCTATCTTTGACCATACGAGCACAATATTTATCATTGTAAGACCATCTGACTAAAGGCCACTTCAGATATGGGCTCTTAATCACTGGGAAAGTCGCCATCAACAAACCGGAAGCAATATCCCAAATGCATAATTGATGACcctcatttttcttggtaAATGGTGAGAATTCgttatcttcttctacaaTAATTGCTTCGGTCGAGAAAGTGACCAAGTATTTCTCATTTGGAGAAACAGAGGAATTTCTTACGTCTGGGTGATAGAATCTTCTCAAACGATCAAAATTTGGACCACCCCATGCAGTAACACCTTGTTGATGGTAAGAAAACAAGTAGGTACCCTTTGGAGAGAATCTGACATAATTAGTAGACCAGTTTTCTCTAGATTCTACTAAAGAATCTTCTTCGTTGAAAATCGAGTTCCAAAAAACACTTGTTTTCACGTCATCTTGTAATACAAATTGATCTCTCACTTTATCATCCATTAACCAGGATTTCAAGGAACTAGATGGAACGAATGTTGGCATATCCGGTTCCCTGAAGTCAGCGTCGAAGTCGTCAGAATTATACCTTTCAACATCTTTCATGGTATAAAGGAATAAACGATGTTTCAAATCCAATCTTTTACCATGGAaacttttgataattttcttaGCGTCGTTAATAGATCCACATTCtacgaaaagaaaaccttTTGTTTTACCGGTACTCTCGTCAATTGGGAAGTCCATATTAACGACTTTACCAGCtttagaaaacaaagaagtcaaagcttttttcaaaacaggAACTTTGGAAGATGGAATGACTGGGGCACCATTTACGACTATGTATTGATCGAAATTGAATTCTTCCGTAATCTTGTATTGTTCTTCCAGATCGGAAAAATCAATATCGTCGACAGGAATATCTTCTAGTTTAATATCTTCGAACGTCTCAGTAGCCATTTCAATTATGTTTGACCCTTTTTAACTGTGTATTTCAAGACACTTTCAACCTAGAAATTATTTGAATAGTCTTTAtgaacattatttttagtgtggaaaaagaaaatttttcactcgCTAGCTATTTTGAATGAGTGAAAGAGGGTAATGaatatcaagaaactgGAAGTATCAAACTATTTcagatgataataataagatGGTGTAATGAGACGTTTATCTAGTTACGTAGAATGTAAAGGGGAGGTACtatatatgtatttttgCGGGTTTATATGTGAgttcatattcttttctactctttctttattccTTTCGGGCCTATTCTAGGTGAATGTCCCCCTCTTGGTCAGTAGTAGCGTTTGCATTCGTAGCCACCGGAGcgttttcatcatcactagACATGATATTATCGCTATCACCTTCAgcatcgtcatcatcaccgTTCAACTCTTTTTGAGCGAAATCGATGGCTTCCTGGAGCAGATCGCCCTTGACAAACTTGTGCAGACCGTTTGTTTCCGATAGTGAGCACCAACTTATTTCCAATTCGAAgtctttctctttgttGTCTTCGTGTGCTAAGTAAATAATCCTTGCAGCTTGTTTAACGGCCTCTCTCGCTGTAAGACCCTGTGGGTGTTGGTCAACTAATTTCTCCAATTCTGCTTTAGCAGATTGTCTACCTTTCCCAGTAGCAGCACCCTTGTACCCCCAATAAGAGCCACTTGGCTCCAACATATAGAGGTGGGCTCCATTCTTATCTACACCACCAAATATAGTACTCACTCCGAACGGTCTTACACTATTGTATAAGGTGTGCGCTTGCACGTACTGTCCCAGACGGTCAGCAAATGCAGGAATGGGAATGGGTGTGTTGTAcaactttttgaaactcGCGGCTTCCTCACGACCACGATTAACCAGGTGTCTGCCATCAGGGATCAATCCTGAGTAAACGCAACCGATGTGACGGTCTACGACTTGAATCTTGACATTTTTCTGTGGAACTAGCAATTTGGAAGTAATGAGTTTTTCCACTGCAAATACCACACCATCATTACACTTGATACCGATTGAAGTAGTGCCGTTTTCGACGGCCTTGACGGCATACTCCACCTGGAAATTTCTACCATCAGGGGAGAAAACACTATTGGATAGATCGTAACCAGTACCAATTGAAGTCATTGCTAAAGGgttatgctttttttatcttgttGATGCAGTGGTTTGGTCGCTTGAAACCTTCTTAACTGCAATTTCATATAAACCCTCTACCGCCACTAATGCTACTTGCTTTCCTCATTTTTGCCACCGATTTGGAGGGGCGGCAGGAAGTTTCGTTAAAAGAGATTTCTTCATACAAGTTTCAGTATAAATAAGAACAAAGCTGATCGATGTAGAGATGAAGTAAGGGCAAATACAAGGTTCTTAAGAACAAAGTCAGTAGCAATTCGTAAATATAATTACCAGTAATAGCTGATGTACTCCAGATCATTTCCTGGGTATTTGCAGCTACTTAAATAACGACTGGCATTACTACTTACTCAGAGGAGAGCAGCCTTTTGGGCATTGTTCCCAGAACGCCATGTAAAGACTTCAGAGACATGATGCGTATAGTTTTTGCAACTGTTCTAATTCACATGTGTATCTGCGGAGTTGGCTGTCATATTTTTATGCACTTTTAAGGTGTCTTTGTTTAGAATTACTGTATTTTTTTACGCCGATGGCGCTACTCACCACTATATCAAAGTCCTGCGCTTTAGTCTGTGAAAATCCGCAAAAACGTTTATCCGGGAATGGCCAAAAGAAATACTTGACAGCATAGACAAGGAAGGTAATATTTGATTAGCGATAAATGGCCATTCTTTTGAGAATAGCTATACTCTTgtaaatttgataaagagaTCAGGTGAGGAGGTTAGTGGTGCGAGTGGTGCGAGTGCTATATAGGATGTCAGAAGGgaaagtatataaaaaaatggccTTCCATGGGGTAGGAGTAATCTTTTTCTGAACATTTTCGTGAAGCATGTGAGGTACCAATTTTACAACAGCAGGTTCTGTTATGGTACATTTCTCATGGTACAGTAATACTATTGTCGTTGATTTTTTAGAGAACTTCGATTTATTTTCCCAAAAGAAAGGTCAGCAGAATACCCATAATTGCAGAGAATATTAGTCTGAACAAattggtaaaaaaaaggaaataaaaagaagtgTTATATATACGACAGCTTTAGTTAATTTGTATTTAGGTTATCTCTTGGTTTGGTCTTCAGCTCacaaatagaaaaacaCGCATCCTTTCTAGTTGATTGGAAAGGGTTGCTCAATCTGGAGTATCTGAGTGTTTGGCTACTACTAAGAACTTCCCCGGTTGCGGTAAAAATCATGTACTTGCATATCTGGTTCTTCCCTTAAATCATATAGCCAGTGGTATTTTCAACAAGACTTGCACATTTATTTGGTCATATGGAGCCTACTCTAAATCTTTCCTTATAAAATTGTCGTTATAGATTGGATCGCATCATACTCTCATCACTATCAAAATTACGTGTTATGTTTGTCTCACTCTTTACATAGTATGGTGATGACAGTTATTACACTAAGATAAATTAGATAAATGGATTAAAAAAAACGTTTTTGTTAATACATCGTGTAAACTTTTCATGATAATCAGCATGGACCAGCTTTGTTGAAATTTAATCTCTATATCTCGGTCGTGTGCCGTTTCTGGTTGTACTTCGaagcattttttattgtatttaGATTCCACCATTTCACCTCGATAATTATTCTAATTAGAAAAATGTATGTGTGCTAAGAGTAATCTATTCTTTctacttttatttattcGGGCCTCTCAGTAAGATTGTATGTTTATCAATAACTTCAGAGATgatttttatctttaccGCCCCAAATATTCTCCAGGCCATCTTTGTATATTTTACTGCCTCCCATCAAGAACACATTGTATCCGTGTTCACCCGGCAATAAACTTTATTATTCATTAGTTTTGGCTTTTACACTGTTTGATAGTGCAAGTTATAACGACTAAGTTATCAAGATTTATTCAGTGGAATGATGTTCTTCGTTAGTGGTATTGTTTCGTTTCTTTATAAACTTCACCTTATGCACTTTATGAGTGCGAGCCATTATTGACGCACGAACTATTGTTTACAGCGACTCAAAAAGGAAAGTTCACAAAAGGATCACCAGTTTAGACACAGAGGCCAAGTATATCGGCATCGCGCCGTTAAACTAAACGAAGTGACTACATGCGCCGTGGTGTATATTATGAGTTGCTATGTGGCCAGTTGACATcctcaaaaaaattcttagtcattctgaaaaagaaggtcataatcaaagaaatcaagaCTACCAAAAATGTCTGGCACATCCATGGATACATCCAAAGAAGACATGGGTGGGTCATAGTAGTTCTTGAAGTTGCTTGGTAACTTAACGTTATCATTGTTGTtactgttgctgctgttgtcACCATAGTTGTTGTTTATTGCCATAAAATGTAAGTTGGGAGTGACACAGCTATTTTCACTCGAACGGGTTAACTGTGGCGTGTTTTCACCATCATTGTGAATACTGATATTGTGTGATAAATTATAAGAGGTGCTACCCACGTTAGTGGGGTCATTTGAACTACTACATGATGGTACGCCCTCCTTCTCCATATTAGAGTTGAGTAAAAGCTCAATTGTGGGAGTATTATCTTTCATGCTTGGCTTTGAAGgattcaaagaattttgtGAATCAGCAGTACCAAtatcttttattttatcGAACTCTTTAATGATTTCGTTTAGTTGGTCGAGTGTAAAATTAACAGTAAGATTTTTACCTTTTAGTCTATCAATTAAATGATCAGACTTGTCTAAGTTGATACCGAGTGTCAACTCTAGCATCGTcgcaatttttttagtagttAGGTCCTTGTCCACTTTGACAAACAAGCCGGAGAATAACCGACCTTTTCTCAGTCTTTGGATAAATACGTCAAATAACGTTAACATCTTGAAAATGTAGAAATACTTAAACCTCAGATTTTGGGAGGCAAGTAGGTATACTTCCAACAAAAGCCTTTCAAAGTTGTCTTTGATAGTGTCTAGTGACttaattttctcttttatttctgGGAGGCTACTGATGTCACCTCTAGTATTACATTCGTTACACTTAACAAGCAACATATTCTTGGCAAGCTCTACCCTCATAATAATTACCAAAAGCGTAAACATTGTGGTAGGAACAGCTAACTGTATTACTTTTGTAGTGATGAAGCAtactaaagaagaaaggaCTTTTTCGTAACTACCATTAAAgtacaataaaaaaaatcttatTAGAGAAATGGTATCTGCAcagcattgaaaaaaatacttaaaaaaaaaaggcaagCATTCGCTTCTTTCCATTGCAAGtgtttcaaaatataacaTCAACGCTATCGAAGCTCTCAGCATCATTAGTTTACCCAAAACTTGACCTGACAAACTTATTGAGTTCAAAACCGAATTGAAGCTTAGTTTTTGGAACGTCTTTTCCACATCATAGATATTGATATCCACACTTCTTAACTGAAAGTTGTTCTTCAGCAGTTCGTTAGCCTTAATGCGCAACGTTTCTATCGTGTCCATTGGAACCGAACCACTGTAAGAAATAGTTATGTTGTTCAAATCAGACAAGAATAGTGCCAATTGAGCTCTGTGAAAGAATATTTCATGGATTTCTAGTAATTGTTCATCTGATTCGGAACCTGTTAGATCCTTTTTAACCCGTTTTTTATAGATTTCTATGCAATTAGGATCTCGGacattaatgaaaagatcaaTCATAGAAAGGGGTGATACTAACAGCCTACCTTTCAGACTTGATTCTAAAGTTGCCATAG harbors:
- the VTS1 gene encoding Vts1p (similar to Saccharomyces cerevisiae VTS1 (YOR359W); ancestral locus Anc_7.27); this encodes MKHPYEEFPTGSKSPYNISRGAHPGAVLLSPQSSAINSNNPGSSNKHNQGNSSVATNVLSPQSHSMSLNDMLDQQPFMLESTGNRAQPLQQQQQQQQQQQQASLPSLNIQPISSTAAGSAIVSPMMQSPKALESTLSSTSMYLDSFQRSSNNILSLPSQSGSIPLPQSRQPQQQSQPSSQKNDSNMGINFSQDINQLCSWISMLNSSQQNTVMDNILSILNDDVLKYTKLKLDTLTNTSFISPSLPAIASPIPNRDDTEILNIDSVFSSSPVANDPESSDNLLYQNWSPQPHSIPVTQPIYDNITDPSQRSKSAEPHANSSPNLISVQKQFNNGNNTKYKKLPSDSPNYLSYSLSTSHSFFQPKQRSNMGNEYNSHHHHSLHHPLHNTTSYFSNTPKPSGSELNKSNQNVFNITSTHPKNGATSITSTSTSSNGNTPLSSNSSMNPKSLTDPKLLKNIPMWLKSLRLHKYSDALSGTPWIELIYLNDETLEKKGVLALGARRKLLKAFGIVIDYKERDLIDRTAY
- the PDE2 gene encoding 3',5'-cyclic-nucleotide phosphodiesterase PDE2 (similar to Saccharomyces cerevisiae PDE2 (YOR360C); ancestral locus Anc_7.26) — translated: MSTLFLIGMHEIEKSQTIIRNEHYFDRIIELHDLDSLMIDLYRDRVSSFPNAHNFETGVSLVLYDPSKFQLSVRQLNVLFKRFFPSFNISAIDHTQEENLQRLECIERENNICRNRITRINHWMYHHHDDIPDGINKKNYGTINGNSIPTQACEANIYTLLLHLNDSKAQQLHKASVPRLIRNIEFMSFLSDPLEKISQDELHYWNILSTWDFCALSLSTQELIWCGFTLIKKLSKDAKVLIADNKLLLLLFTLESSYHQVNKFHNFRHAIDVMQATWQLCTYLLEDNPVQTLLLCMAAIGHDVGHPGTNNQLLCNCESEVAQNFKNVSILENFHRELFQQLLSDHWPQLLSISRKQFNFISEAILATDMALHSQYEDRLMHEQPMKQITLISLIIKAADISNVTRPLSISARWAYLITLEFNDCALLESFHKAHRPEQDCFGDSYKNVDSPKEDLGSIQDILMNVTNPDDIIKSHPYIPNGQIFFINTFAEVFFNALSQKFSKLEFLSDNVKINKEYWMQHKKSQ
- the SNX3 gene encoding Snx3p (similar to Saccharomyces cerevisiae SNX3 (YOR357C); ancestral locus Anc_7.30) translates to MPREFKSFGFTEQSLLSKGHGEPSFSEIYAEPENFLEIEVHNPKTHIPNGMDSKGMFTDYEIICRTNLPSFHKRVSKVRRRYSDFEFFRKCLIKEIAMLNHPKVMVPHLPGKILLSNRFSNEVIEERRQGLNTWMQSVAGHPLLQSGSKVLVRFIEAEKFIG
- the HAP5 gene encoding Hap5p (similar to Saccharomyces cerevisiae HAP5 (YOR358W); ancestral locus Anc_7.29), with product MTDRNFLPQQGHVPQTSLPEELNSSTISMPSQHPQQQHLHEKEEEVEEGEEHTRIPVSEEEFRMVQELQAIQASHDQLNLPPSRGSFEGEDNGNSDGAEGDVDDDEEEEGEEYDVFRNVGQGLVGHYREIMIRYWQELINEIESTNEPGSEHQDDFKSHSLPFARIRKVMKTDEDVKMISAEAPIIFAKACEIFITELTMRAWCVAERNKRRTLQKADIAEALQKSDMFDFLIDVVPRRSLPQ